The genomic interval TTTCATTATTAGCCATCATCATCGATACAAGAATTGTTTTTTTGGTAATAGCTTTCTCTAAATCTTTTGGGGTAACAGAACCATCTTCATTCACATCAAGATAAGTTACTGAATAACCAATTTTTTCCAGAAATTCACAGCTTCTTAAAATGGCCGGGTGTTCAACTTTTGTGGTGATTATATGATTGCCTTTATGACGATACGAAAAAGCAATCCCTTTTAGGGCCATATTGTCAGCTTCTGAACCACTGGCAGTGAATACAATTCTGCGTGGCTTTGCATTTAGCAATTTTGCAACAGAACGTCGGGCATTTTCAACAGCCTCTTTTGCATCACGCCCTGCTCCATGTATGCTTGATGGGTTACCATGAATAGTATCAAGGTAAGGTTGCATAGCTTCTCGAACTGCTTCAGCTACTTTAGTAGTCGCGTTGTTATCCAGGTAAATCCGCTGTTTCTTTTCTGGTTTAGATTTTCCATTTCCTTTTGCCCCAAGCGTAAACTGAACACCACATACAGTGTCGGTTGCCTGCATTCGAGATTTTACTTCTTCACTTCCCTTCTCGATTTTTGCCACATCACACAACAACGATTTGTAGACCGGAAAGCCTGATATCTCGTCAAAATTTGATAGGTCGGTCAGCTCGTTCACATTCCATTTTTGCCAGGCTTTTGGTCCAACAGGTGTTCCTCCACCCATGTTGCATTCAACAGCGCCTTTAATAATATTATCAGAAATCCTTGCTCTAAACGGCACAGCTCCACGAGGCGTAGAGACTTCTACCAAATCACCATTTTCAATTTCCCTATCTTTTGCGTCTTCCAAATTTAATTCAACGGTTGGTTCGGGATTGTCTTTATTCAAACCCTTAATGCCGTGATGTTGTGACCGAAAATCCGTGTGTGGTCTTGCCCCGGAATTAAAAACCAAAGGATAATCTTTTGCAATGTCCGGTGCCGCCTGTGGACCTTCAACCGGTTCCGTATATTTTGGAAGTGGTTCATATCCATAATCATCCAGCGTTGTAGAAAACACTTCGAACTTACCACTAGGTGTTTCAAAGCCAGGCTTACCATCTTTGCGTAAACTTCCTTTTTGCCACTTTTTGTACTCCATCATTGGCGTATCATTTTTAACCCAACCTCCGGCATCTTTAACATCCTGGATTGAATAGCCTGAGCCCTTTAGCGCCTGGCATAATAGTTCATTTTCTGTTTGAGGATAAAGGTGGCCATAACCAAGGCTTTCTGCCAATTGAGCCATAATCAGGTAATCATTGCGGGCTTCTCCAACAGGCTCAACCAGTTTTTCACGCAATCGAAAAATAGGTCCATAAACCATGTAAGAATCTATCTCAAACATAGTTGTTGCCGGTAGAATTACATCTGCATACGCCGCATCTGCTGTCATCTGACGATCAATACATACCTGAAAATCAAGTTTGGAAAGTGTCTCACGCCATACTGGTGTTTGCGGCCATGATGTTAACAGTGAAGCTCCATGAATTATCAATCCTCTAATCTTGTATGGGTCTTCATTCAGCACAGCATCTACTAAACCGCTGGCATGTGATTCACCACGATAGTCGCTATAAATTGGCACTTTTTCACGCGCAACTGCCAAATCAAGATTGGGATTTTCCTGGTTTACGGAGCGGTTAATTGGGAAATGTGTATCATTCATTGCAAGGCCTATTCCACCGGGTGTGTCTAAATGGCCTGCTAATGCAAATAAAGAATGTACGGCACGAATAGCCTGAATCCCGCTATTTGAATATTCTAGGCCTGTATACATTACCGGGGCAGCGCCAGTTGCTTTACAGATCCTGCGGGAAAGATCACGTATTTTATCAGCAGGTACACCTGTTATTTTTTCAGCAACCTCCGGACTGAAGTGTTGTGTGTAAGTTCTAAGTTCTTCAAAGCCATGTGTCCAATTTTCGGCGAAATCTTCATCATATAGTTCTTCATCAATCATAACTTCTATCATACTTAAAGCCAACGCACCATCGGTTCCCGGGCGTATGGAAACCCATTCGGCACCTGTTCGCGTGGCTGTTTCTGTATGCCGGGGATCAATAACCACAATATCACAACCACGTTTTGCTGCTGCCTCAAGCCGGCCCATATCAAGTGGCGGAGAATCTGTTGCCGGGTTTGCTCCCCAAACAACTAACATTTCCGCATTCTCCATATCCGTGAACATATTAACCAACATTCGCCCCATTGTTACATGCGGTGCGATCATGGCAAAAGAGACATAACAGAGTGCGCCAACGCCCATTGTATTTGGCGAACCAAATGGAAAGAGTACATTGGAAGCAGACGAAACAGCCACTCCTTTAGGTTGGAACATATCGCAAAGTGAAAGTTCAAATGAGCCACGGCCGGTATAAATGGAAACAGCTTCGGGACCAGATTCAGCTTTAATTTTGTTCAGATTTTTAGCAATAATGCCATAGGCTTCATCCCAGGAAATACGTTCGAAATTTTCAGGATCAGTGCTGCCTTTTGGCCCAATTCTTTTCATTGGATATTTTAAACGGTTTTCAGAATAGATCATTTCAGGTGCATGCTCACCGCGACGGCAAATCATTCCCAATTGATGACTTTTATCAGCACGGATATCCACCATTTTACCATCTTTCATCCCGGCTTCAATCCAACACCCTGCCGGACAAATACCACAAATACCTTTTTTCCACTCAACGCCATTTGAGATTGACATTATTTCCCCTGGTTATTTTTCCTGTTTGAGTTACTCTTCAATTTAGGGTATGTTATTTAAAATTACTATTTCACTTTAACACAATTGTATCACAAATTATTCAATCTTTTTAATAGTAAAAAATATTAATACCCGGTTTCATAAATCTGGAATGTAATAGAGAAGGTTGGAAATATTTGAGTGGTATTAATAGATAAGATTTGATATAAAAGAATTTATAAATAAGAAAAGCGCCAGTATTGAGCCCACAATTAGTACTGACGCTTTTCAAAAGCCCGAATGAATAAGGCAAGGGGATCTTGTCCCTCATCCATTCATCACTCTCTCCAAGACAATAATCGGATAAATAGCAGGTGCAAAACAGCCCGTTTTAGCGAAAGGTTGAATTTTAATGATAAATGGTATGTATGGAATTTTACTTGAAATTATCCCAAAGAAATCCGATCTTTAGCGCCTTCAAAATTAAAAAAAAGGAATGAATGAAGAAAATTCAAATTTACACGGATGGTGCCTGCTCAGGAAATCCCGGGCCAGGTGGTTATGGTACAATTTTAAAATATGGTGAACATTACAAAGAACTCTCTCAAGGTTATAAGTGGACTACAAATAACCGAATGGAAATGCGTGCAATGATTGCCGCAATCGAGTCTTTAAAGGAGCCATGTGAGCTTGATATTTATTCCGATTCAAAATATATCGTTGATGCAGTAAACCAGGGCTGGGCAAAAAACTGGCGTGCAAAAGGCTGGAAGAGAAATAAAAAAGACAAAGCCTTAAATCCGGACTTATGGGGAACTCTTCTTGACTTGCTCGATAAACACACCTATAAAATTTCCTGGGTAAAAGGACATGCCGGACATTTTGAAAATGAGCGGTGCGATGATCTTGCAGTTGAAGCTTGCAGTTCTTCTGATCTGATTGTAGATGAAGGATTTAGCGGATAAGTGCTTTATAGATTTTCACATCCCGGAATCTATATAATCAATCAGAGGCAACTCATAACCTAAAATAATTGTAGCACGGATATTCTTTTTCTTAAAATTCGTATAAGGAACAGCAGCACCAACTGAAATATTGAAATTGCTGTGGGAATAACCAAGTCCGGATAAATAATATTTTTTGTCATCTGAAAAAGCTTCCTGCAACAGAGGATCAATAACCCCACTTAGATATAAAAATAAAGAAGCGTCTTTCCAAAAGTAACCAAATCGTACCTGGTCCTGCATTATAAAACGAATCTTATCATCCCTGCTTATATAATTAGAGGCAAGCATAAAAGAAT from Calditrichota bacterium carries:
- a CDS encoding aminotransferase class V-fold PLP-dependent enzyme, which produces MSISNGVEWKKGICGICPAGCWIEAGMKDGKMVDIRADKSHQLGMICRRGEHAPEMIYSENRLKYPMKRIGPKGSTDPENFERISWDEAYGIIAKNLNKIKAESGPEAVSIYTGRGSFELSLCDMFQPKGVAVSSASNVLFPFGSPNTMGVGALCYVSFAMIAPHVTMGRMLVNMFTDMENAEMLVVWGANPATDSPPLDMGRLEAAAKRGCDIVVIDPRHTETATRTGAEWVSIRPGTDGALALSMIEVMIDEELYDEDFAENWTHGFEELRTYTQHFSPEVAEKITGVPADKIRDLSRRICKATGAAPVMYTGLEYSNSGIQAIRAVHSLFALAGHLDTPGGIGLAMNDTHFPINRSVNQENPNLDLAVAREKVPIYSDYRGESHASGLVDAVLNEDPYKIRGLIIHGASLLTSWPQTPVWRETLSKLDFQVCIDRQMTADAAYADVILPATTMFEIDSYMVYGPIFRLREKLVEPVGEARNDYLIMAQLAESLGYGHLYPQTENELLCQALKGSGYSIQDVKDAGGWVKNDTPMMEYKKWQKGSLRKDGKPGFETPSGKFEVFSTTLDDYGYEPLPKYTEPVEGPQAAPDIAKDYPLVFNSGARPHTDFRSQHHGIKGLNKDNPEPTVELNLEDAKDREIENGDLVEVSTPRGAVPFRARISDNIIKGAVECNMGGGTPVGPKAWQKWNVNELTDLSNFDEISGFPVYKSLLCDVAKIEKGSEEVKSRMQATDTVCGVQFTLGAKGNGKSKPEKKQRIYLDNNATTKVAEAVREAMQPYLDTIHGNPSSIHGAGRDAKEAVENARRSVAKLLNAKPRRIVFTASGSEADNMALKGIAFSYRHKGNHIITTKVEHPAILRSCEFLEKIGYSVTYLDVNEDGSVTPKDLEKAITKKTILVSMMMANNETGTILPIKDLAAVTHKYGAFFHTDAVQAVGKVKVDVEEMDVDLLSLSAHKFHGPKGMGALFIKKGIELEPLVHGGGQENGLRAGTENVSSIVGLGKACELAIVAIKKSGEMQKLRDKLQDGILKLIPEAKLNGSIESRLPNTLNMILPKLRGESLVVAMDQHGISFSSGSACKSGSPKPTHVLMAMGRSEEESHCAVRLSLNHDTSKADIDKVLLELKHVLEEIATTVRFLPCK
- the rnhA gene encoding ribonuclease HI, with the protein product MKKIQIYTDGACSGNPGPGGYGTILKYGEHYKELSQGYKWTTNNRMEMRAMIAAIESLKEPCELDIYSDSKYIVDAVNQGWAKNWRAKGWKRNKKDKALNPDLWGTLLDLLDKHTYKISWVKGHAGHFENERCDDLAVEACSSSDLIVDEGFSG